A part of Pseudomonadota bacterium genomic DNA contains:
- the rplQ gene encoding 50S ribosomal protein L17: protein MRHRLKGRKLNRTRSHRKAMFSNMAVALIKHEQIQTTLPKAKDLRPVVEKLITLGKRGDLHARRQALSALGDSKIADKLFTTLAERYADRPGGYTRVMKSGFRYGDAAPMAVIELVDRDPEAKGQDSGPVQERSEEAAESAGA from the coding sequence ATGCGACATCGTTTGAAAGGCAGGAAGCTTAACCGCACCCGAAGCCATCGCAAGGCGATGTTTTCGAACATGGCTGTGGCGCTTATCAAGCACGAACAGATTCAGACGACTTTGCCGAAGGCAAAGGATCTCCGCCCCGTCGTCGAAAAGCTGATCACCTTGGGTAAGCGCGGCGATCTTCACGCGCGTCGTCAGGCGCTGTCGGCGCTTGGGGACAGCAAGATTGCGGACAAGCTTTTCACAACGCTGGCCGAACGCTATGCGGATCGGCCCGGCGGCTACACCCGGGTTATGAAATCGGGTTTTCGTTACGGTGACGCCGCGCCGATGGCGGTAATCGAGCTGGTCGATCGGGACCCGGAGGCCAAGGGTCAAGATTCCGGCCCGGTGCAGGAACGGTCGGAGGAGGCTGCCGAAAGCGCTGGCGCGTAA
- a CDS encoding DegQ family serine endoprotease has translation MKKRALVCVFAAMLGMPWIAFCLSGQALAQTRLAPESKEQIQISFAPVVKKAAPAVVNIYTRKIVEGQGLPFFDDPFFQRFFGEGQGPRRKREQSSLGSGVIVRPDGLIMTSNHVIADSREVIVALADRREFPAEIVMADKRTDLAVLRIKTGNEALPYLEMGDSDDLEVGDLVLAIGNPFGVGQTVTNGIVSALARTTVGVTDYHFFIQTDAAINPGNSGGALVTLDGRLIGINSAIYSRTGSSIGIGFAVPTNMARTVLHAAEGGGLVRPWLGASGQAVTRELANSLGLDRPVGVLVNAVYPGGPADRAGVKVGDVITRIEGHEIYDLETLRYRIATMTPNAKIDVSIVRTRRNQELTTTLMPPPEDPPRNETQLDGAHPFAGAKAANLSPALAEELGVDGMRPGVVVLEIVRGSPANRIGLEVGDVVLKINDQDIKLVKNLMDSLAKPTTTWRITLRRGEDVFTTTLQQR, from the coding sequence TTGAAAAAACGGGCCCTTGTTTGCGTTTTTGCCGCAATGCTGGGCATGCCATGGATCGCTTTTTGCCTGTCTGGTCAGGCTCTGGCGCAAACCCGCCTCGCGCCGGAATCAAAAGAGCAAATCCAGATTTCCTTTGCGCCGGTGGTGAAAAAAGCGGCGCCCGCCGTCGTCAATATCTACACTCGAAAAATTGTTGAAGGGCAGGGTCTCCCCTTTTTCGATGACCCCTTCTTCCAGCGCTTCTTCGGAGAAGGGCAGGGCCCAAGGCGAAAACGTGAACAAAGCTCGCTCGGCTCGGGCGTCATCGTCCGGCCGGACGGCTTGATTATGACCAGCAATCACGTGATTGCCGACAGCCGGGAAGTAATCGTGGCGCTGGCCGACCGGCGGGAATTCCCCGCCGAAATCGTCATGGCCGACAAACGGACGGACCTTGCGGTTCTCCGGATCAAGACAGGCAACGAGGCGCTTCCCTATCTGGAGATGGGGGATTCCGACGATCTCGAGGTCGGTGATCTTGTGCTGGCCATCGGTAACCCCTTCGGCGTTGGACAGACGGTGACGAATGGCATCGTCTCGGCGCTTGCCCGCACGACGGTAGGGGTAACCGACTACCACTTCTTCATCCAGACCGACGCGGCCATCAATCCGGGGAATTCGGGGGGCGCGTTGGTGACGCTGGATGGGCGCCTGATCGGCATCAATTCCGCGATATATTCGCGCACGGGCTCTTCGATCGGGATCGGCTTTGCGGTCCCGACAAACATGGCGCGCACGGTCCTTCACGCGGCCGAGGGCGGCGGCCTGGTTCGGCCTTGGCTCGGGGCTTCGGGCCAAGCCGTTACCCGGGAACTTGCGAATTCCCTAGGGTTAGACCGACCCGTCGGGGTTCTCGTGAACGCCGTTTATCCCGGAGGCCCGGCGGATCGGGCCGGGGTCAAGGTCGGGGACGTGATCACCCGGATTGAGGGCCATGAGATATATGATCTTGAGACCCTTCGCTATCGGATTGCGACGATGACGCCGAATGCGAAAATTGATGTCTCGATTGTGCGAACCCGCCGGAATCAAGAATTGACGACCACTTTGATGCCGCCGCCGGAAGACCCGCCCCGGAACGAGACTCAACTCGACGGGGCCCATCCGTTTGCCGGCGCCAAGGCCGCCAATCTTTCTCCCGCCTTGGCCGAAGAGCTTGGCGTCGACGGCATGCGTCCAGGCGTTGTCGTTCTCGAAATCGTTCGTGGCAGCCCGGCCAATCGGATCGGCCTCGAGGTCGGCGACGTCGTGCTGAAAATCAACGACCAGGACATCAAGCTGGTAAAGAATTTGATGGATTCTCTTGCCAAGCCGACAACCACCTGGCGCATCACTCTTCGTCGGGGGGAGGACGTCTTTACGACGACCCTACAACAAAGGTGA
- a CDS encoding replication-associated recombination protein A: protein MTTLFESQAPKPLADRLRPKRIEDVVGQDHLLGPDAPIGRMLASGHLVSMILWGPPGCGKTTIARLLADRTSLDFVSLSAVFSGVADLRRVFDVAKKRRAAGEGTLLFVDEIHRFNRAQQDGFLPYVEDGTVTLVGATTENPSFELNAPLLSRCQVLVLRRLDEQSLKTLLERAEAAEGKKTPLDPDARHALLAMADGDGRFLLNLVEDLFLQPPKLLLDTAGLLAAVQRRAPIYDKGREGHYNLISALHKSLRGSDADAALYWLARMLAGGEDPLYVVRRLVRFAVEDIGLADPEAIHQALAAKDAYDFLGSPEGELAVAQAVIYLATAPKSNAAYKAFGAANQAAVESGSLMPPQHILNAPTRMMQELGYGKGYVYDHDVAEAVSGQNYFPDGMERPGFYRPSDRGYERSLRERLTRWLELRERLAGNRTEEEKR, encoded by the coding sequence GTGACGACCCTTTTTGAATCGCAGGCGCCAAAACCGTTAGCGGATCGCCTTCGCCCCAAACGGATCGAGGACGTCGTGGGCCAGGACCATTTGCTGGGTCCGGACGCGCCTATTGGGCGCATGCTGGCATCGGGGCATTTGGTTTCGATGATCCTTTGGGGGCCGCCGGGTTGCGGCAAGACGACGATCGCCCGGTTGCTGGCCGACCGTACCTCGCTTGACTTCGTCTCCCTCTCCGCCGTTTTTTCCGGCGTGGCGGATCTGCGGCGGGTATTCGATGTGGCGAAGAAGCGCCGCGCGGCGGGAGAGGGGACCCTCCTCTTCGTCGATGAGATTCACCGCTTCAACCGGGCCCAGCAGGATGGCTTTCTGCCTTACGTCGAGGACGGCACCGTCACTTTGGTGGGGGCGACCACCGAAAACCCCTCCTTCGAGCTGAACGCGCCGCTTCTTTCCCGCTGCCAGGTGCTCGTTCTAAGGCGGCTCGACGAGCAGTCCCTCAAAACCCTGTTGGAGCGCGCCGAGGCGGCGGAAGGAAAGAAAACACCGCTCGACCCGGACGCCCGCCACGCGCTTCTTGCGATGGCGGACGGCGACGGGCGTTTTCTTCTCAATCTGGTCGAGGACCTTTTCCTGCAGCCGCCGAAGCTGCTGCTCGATACGGCAGGCCTTCTCGCCGCCGTGCAGCGGCGCGCGCCCATCTACGATAAAGGCCGGGAAGGCCATTACAACCTCATCAGCGCGCTCCACAAATCGCTTCGCGGTTCCGACGCGGATGCCGCCCTCTACTGGCTGGCGCGCATGCTGGCGGGTGGGGAAGATCCCCTTTACGTCGTGCGCCGCCTTGTCCGCTTCGCGGTCGAGGACATCGGCCTGGCCGATCCCGAAGCCATCCATCAGGCCTTGGCGGCAAAGGATGCCTATGATTTTCTCGGTTCGCCGGAAGGCGAGCTTGCCGTCGCCCAGGCCGTCATTTACCTGGCGACCGCGCCGAAGTCGAACGCCGCCTACAAGGCCTTCGGTGCCGCCAACCAGGCCGCGGTCGAGAGCGGTTCGCTCATGCCCCCCCAGCATATCCTGAACGCGCCGACCCGGATGATGCAGGAATTAGGCTATGGCAAGGGCTACGTCTATGATCACGACGTGGCGGAAGCGGTCTCCGGTCAGAACTATTTTCCCGACGGCATGGAACGCCCCGGCTTCTATCGCCCTTCCGATCGCGGGTATGAGCGCTCACTTCGTGAGCGTCTGACGCGCTGGCTGGAACTTCGCGAACGCCTGGCCGGAAACAGAACGGAAGAAGAAAAAAGATAA
- a CDS encoding RluA family pseudouridine synthase: MPKVHSRGVAADEGGLRLDRWFRRHFPELPHTHLERLLRKGEVRVDGRRAKAGLRLESGQTIRIPPLRTVERPSQEVRPAPSAAEAKALRARVLYKDADILAIDKPAGLAVQGGTKTRHHLDGMLEALRFEKKERPRLVHRLDRETSGVLVLARTPSAAAWLAAAFREKTAMRKVYWALVRGVPRPPRGEITAPLAKLAHGKHERVVASAAEGKVARTRYAVLDQAGQKAAWLALLPLTGRTHQLRVHCATLGVPILGDYKYGGSAARIEGAGLAKRLHLHARAIEFPHPKKGKVRILAPLPEDLLASWACFGFDPAFKGDPFADFASGVL; this comes from the coding sequence ATGCCCAAGGTGCACTCCCGCGGCGTGGCGGCGGACGAAGGTGGACTTCGTCTGGATCGCTGGTTTCGTCGGCACTTTCCGGAACTGCCCCATACCCACCTGGAGAGACTGCTTCGCAAGGGCGAAGTCCGGGTCGATGGCCGGCGCGCGAAAGCGGGCCTTCGTCTCGAATCCGGTCAAACGATTCGCATACCGCCCCTACGGACGGTGGAACGGCCGTCTCAGGAAGTGAGACCGGCACCCTCGGCGGCCGAAGCCAAGGCCTTGCGGGCGCGTGTCTTATATAAGGACGCCGACATCCTTGCCATTGACAAGCCGGCTGGCCTTGCCGTGCAGGGAGGCACGAAAACCCGCCACCATCTCGACGGTATGCTGGAGGCGCTCCGGTTCGAAAAAAAGGAGCGTCCGCGCCTCGTCCACCGCCTTGACCGGGAAACAAGCGGCGTTCTGGTTCTTGCCCGCACGCCGTCCGCCGCCGCCTGGCTTGCGGCGGCTTTTCGTGAGAAAACCGCCATGCGCAAGGTTTACTGGGCGCTCGTTCGCGGCGTGCCCAGGCCACCAAGGGGTGAGATTACGGCGCCGTTGGCTAAATTGGCCCATGGCAAGCATGAGCGCGTCGTTGCCAGCGCCGCGGAAGGCAAGGTGGCGCGAACCCGTTACGCGGTTCTCGACCAGGCTGGCCAGAAGGCGGCGTGGCTTGCGCTCCTACCGTTGACCGGGCGGACCCATCAGCTTCGTGTCCACTGCGCGACGCTCGGAGTTCCGATCCTGGGCGACTACAAATACGGTGGGTCAGCGGCGCGGATCGAGGGGGCCGGGCTTGCCAAGCGGCTTCACCTGCACGCCCGGGCGATCGAATTTCCGCACCCCAAGAAGGGAAAGGTGCGGATTCTTGCGCCCTTGCCCGAGGACCTGCTGGCAAGCTGGGCCTGTTTTGGTTTCGATCCAGCGTTCAAGGGCGACCCCTTCGCCGACTTTGCTTCGGGTGTGTTGTGA
- a CDS encoding ATP12 family protein has translation MKRFFKTAGVRQETEGFAVTLDGKTVRTPFGTAVVLVSRPLAEAIAEEWESQEAEIQPHRMPLMRLAAITLDHVAAARETVVAEVVKYVTTDLLCYRVAEPLELAERQLAVWQPLLDWVAGRFDAPLAVTTDIVALDQPAASLAALEAAVSGMNNLRLTALRESTAICGSLVLGLALLEAKIDAETAWQISQLDETFQIEKWGRVPEAEARRNDLRENLAAAERFLVLGNDSLAPLSGS, from the coding sequence GTGAAACGTTTCTTTAAAACGGCCGGTGTCAGGCAGGAGACGGAAGGCTTCGCGGTGACCCTTGATGGCAAGACGGTCCGCACGCCCTTCGGGACGGCCGTCGTTCTTGTCTCGCGCCCGCTTGCCGAGGCAATCGCTGAAGAATGGGAAAGCCAGGAAGCGGAAATCCAACCGCATCGGATGCCGCTTATGCGTCTTGCGGCTATTACTCTCGATCACGTTGCGGCGGCGCGCGAGACGGTCGTCGCCGAGGTGGTGAAATACGTGACGACGGACCTTCTTTGCTACCGGGTCGCCGAACCGTTGGAACTTGCCGAGCGCCAGCTGGCAGTCTGGCAACCCCTGCTAGACTGGGTGGCCGGTCGCTTCGATGCGCCCCTTGCCGTGACGACGGATATCGTCGCCCTTGATCAACCGGCTGCTTCCCTTGCCGCTCTTGAGGCGGCCGTCTCCGGCATGAACAACCTCCGTCTGACGGCGTTGCGCGAATCCACGGCGATTTGCGGTTCCTTGGTCCTGGGGCTGGCGCTGCTCGAAGCAAAGATTGACGCGGAAACCGCCTGGCAGATTTCTCAGCTCGATGAAACTTTCCAAATCGAGAAATGGGGCAGGGTTCCGGAGGCGGAGGCGCGGCGCAACGACCTCCGTGAAAATCTCGCCGCGGCCGAACGCTTTCTTGTCCTTGGCAACGATTCGCTGGCCCCGCTTTCAGGCAGTTGA
- a CDS encoding acyl-CoA carboxylase subunit beta: MKNILEELERKRAAARAGGGKKRVAAQHAKGKLTARERLEVLLDPDSFEEYDMFVEHRCGDFGMDQQKIPGDGVVTGHGTINGRLVFVFSQDFTVFGGSLSETHAEKICKIMDQAMKVGAPVIGINDSGGARIQEGIASLAGYADVFQRNVDASGVIPQLSLIMGPCAGGAVYSPAMTDFIFMVKDASYMFVTGPDVVKTVTHETVTQEELGGAITHTTRSGVADLALENDVEALLQARRLMDFLPSSNREPPPTYPTSDAPDRAEESLDTLVPVHPNKPYDMKELILKVVDEGDFFEIQPTYAQNILIGFGRIDGTTVGIVANQPMVLAGCLDIDSSRKAARFVRFCDCFNIPVVTFVDVPGFLPGTGQEYGGIIKHGAKLLFAFAEATVPKVTVITRKAYGGAYDVMSSKHLRGDVNYAWPTAEIAVMGPKGAVEIIFRQDAGNTKKIEERTEEYRKKFANPFIAGHRGFVDDVIMPHNTRRRISRSLAMLKNKKLDNPWKKHPNIPL; the protein is encoded by the coding sequence ATGAAAAACATCCTGGAAGAGCTCGAGCGCAAACGCGCCGCGGCGCGCGCCGGCGGCGGCAAGAAACGTGTGGCGGCCCAGCACGCGAAAGGAAAACTCACCGCTCGTGAGCGTCTTGAGGTTCTGCTCGATCCGGATTCCTTCGAAGAATACGACATGTTCGTCGAGCATCGGTGCGGTGATTTCGGCATGGACCAGCAGAAAATTCCCGGCGACGGCGTCGTCACCGGCCACGGCACGATCAACGGCCGCCTCGTCTTCGTTTTCAGCCAGGACTTCACCGTCTTCGGCGGCTCCCTCAGCGAAACCCACGCCGAGAAGATCTGCAAAATTATGGACCAGGCCATGAAGGTGGGGGCGCCGGTTATCGGGATCAACGATTCCGGCGGCGCGCGCATCCAGGAAGGGATTGCTTCGCTCGCCGGCTACGCCGATGTCTTTCAGCGAAACGTGGACGCTTCCGGCGTTATTCCGCAGCTCTCGCTCATCATGGGTCCGTGCGCGGGCGGTGCGGTTTATTCGCCGGCGATGACGGATTTTATTTTCATGGTGAAGGACGCCTCCTACATGTTCGTCACCGGGCCCGACGTCGTAAAAACGGTTACCCATGAAACGGTGACCCAGGAAGAGCTCGGCGGCGCCATTACGCATACGACGCGCTCGGGGGTGGCGGACCTGGCTTTGGAAAACGATGTTGAAGCCTTGCTGCAGGCGCGTCGCCTGATGGATTTCCTGCCGTCTTCGAATCGGGAGCCGCCGCCGACCTACCCAACATCCGATGCGCCGGACCGGGCCGAGGAATCCCTCGACACCTTGGTGCCGGTGCATCCAAACAAGCCCTACGACATGAAAGAATTGATCCTGAAAGTCGTCGACGAAGGCGATTTTTTCGAGATTCAGCCGACCTATGCGCAAAACATCCTTATCGGCTTTGGACGCATCGACGGGACGACGGTCGGCATCGTGGCCAATCAGCCGATGGTGCTTGCCGGTTGCCTCGACATCGATTCCTCGCGCAAGGCGGCGCGCTTCGTGCGTTTTTGCGATTGCTTCAACATTCCCGTCGTCACTTTTGTGGACGTGCCTGGGTTCCTGCCGGGAACCGGCCAGGAATACGGCGGCATCATCAAGCACGGCGCGAAATTGCTCTTTGCCTTCGCCGAGGCGACGGTCCCGAAAGTAACCGTCATCACGCGGAAGGCCTATGGCGGCGCCTACGATGTGATGAGCTCGAAGCATCTGCGTGGGGATGTGAACTATGCGTGGCCGACGGCTGAAATTGCCGTCATGGGCCCCAAGGGGGCGGTTGAAATCATCTTCCGGCAGGACGCGGGAAATACGAAAAAAATCGAAGAGCGAACGGAAGAGTACCGGAAGAAATTCGCCAATCCCTTTATCGCCGGGCATCGGGGATTCGTTGACGATGTCATCATGCCGCATAACACACGGCGGCGGATCAGCCGGTCGTTAGCCATGCTGAAGAACAAGAAACTCGATAACCCCTGGAAGAAACACCCGAATATCCCTCTTTGA
- the accC gene encoding acetyl-CoA carboxylase biotin carboxylase subunit: MFKKILIANRGEIACRVIRTARKMGIRTVAVYSEADQDAPHVQMADEAVFLGPAPSAESYLAIPKIVKAVLDSGAEAVHPGYGFLSENRAFAMALAKAKVAFIGPPPEAIAAMGDKIESKKLASEAGVNVIPGHIGVMKNAEEAVRLAKQIGYPVMLKATAGGGGKGMRIAQNEKEVHDGFRSAQNEAKSSFGDNRLFIEKYITEPRHIEIQVLADGFGNVIHLGERECSIQRRHQKIIEESPSPAIKPATREAMGKQAVALAKRVGYRSAGTVEFVLDGKGNFYFLEMNTRLQVEHPVTELVTGIDLVEQMIRVAAGEKLAIKQKDVKWKGWAVEARIYAEDPLRNFLPSIGRLVRYREPSGEGVRVDSGVIEGSEISLFYDPMIAKLCTYGPDRAAAIQRMRAALDAYYIRGINQNIPFLAAVMGHPRFMAGKLTTHFIAEEFPEGFTGTVLSKKNQEMLIAVAAMAHQRFAERAAAVSGQMPRHGAGVGTEWVVILNGEHCPVFLKPELDGFDVTINGKIHAVRSQWSLGSPIFQGTVNAEAVTVQIDRNGVGFRLSHAGATNAVLVVTRRGAELVSLMPEKEPPDLSGFLLSPMPGLLVSVAVKKGQEVKAGEELAVIEAMKMENVLRAGEDCKVAKVHAKPGDSLNVDQMILEFEV, encoded by the coding sequence ATGTTCAAGAAAATTTTGATTGCCAACCGAGGGGAAATCGCTTGCCGCGTCATCCGCACGGCTCGCAAGATGGGCATCCGCACCGTCGCCGTCTATTCCGAGGCAGACCAGGACGCCCCTCACGTTCAGATGGCGGACGAAGCGGTTTTCCTTGGGCCGGCGCCTTCCGCAGAAAGCTACCTCGCCATTCCGAAGATCGTGAAGGCGGTCCTGGACAGCGGCGCCGAGGCCGTGCACCCCGGTTACGGCTTTTTGTCCGAAAACCGCGCCTTCGCCATGGCGCTGGCCAAGGCGAAGGTCGCCTTCATCGGCCCGCCGCCGGAGGCGATCGCCGCGATGGGGGACAAGATCGAATCGAAGAAGCTTGCCAGCGAGGCCGGCGTCAACGTCATCCCGGGCCATATCGGCGTCATGAAGAACGCGGAAGAGGCGGTCCGGCTCGCCAAGCAAATCGGCTACCCCGTCATGCTGAAGGCGACGGCTGGGGGGGGTGGCAAGGGTATGCGGATCGCGCAGAACGAAAAAGAAGTTCACGACGGCTTCCGTTCGGCCCAGAACGAGGCGAAATCCAGCTTCGGAGACAACCGGCTTTTCATCGAAAAATACATTACCGAACCGCGCCATATCGAGATTCAGGTGTTGGCGGACGGCTTCGGAAACGTCATCCATTTGGGTGAGCGGGAATGTTCGATCCAGCGGCGGCACCAGAAGATCATCGAAGAATCGCCGAGCCCGGCGATCAAACCTGCGACCCGCGAGGCGATGGGGAAGCAGGCGGTGGCCCTGGCGAAGCGGGTCGGTTACCGTTCGGCCGGCACCGTTGAGTTCGTTCTCGACGGGAAGGGAAATTTCTACTTCCTGGAAATGAACACCCGTCTGCAGGTTGAGCACCCCGTCACCGAACTCGTGACCGGTATCGATCTCGTCGAACAGATGATCCGCGTCGCGGCGGGCGAGAAGCTTGCCATCAAGCAAAAAGACGTGAAGTGGAAAGGCTGGGCGGTCGAGGCGCGCATCTACGCGGAAGACCCGCTTCGGAACTTCCTGCCTTCCATCGGGCGTCTCGTTCGCTATCGCGAGCCGTCCGGCGAGGGAGTCCGTGTCGACAGCGGGGTAATAGAAGGAAGCGAGATCAGTCTTTTCTACGATCCGATGATCGCGAAGCTGTGCACATACGGGCCCGACCGTGCGGCGGCGATTCAGCGCATGCGTGCGGCGCTGGACGCCTACTATATCCGCGGAATCAACCAGAATATTCCTTTTCTCGCCGCCGTCATGGGGCATCCGCGCTTTATGGCAGGCAAGCTCACCACGCATTTCATCGCCGAAGAGTTTCCAGAGGGCTTTACCGGCACCGTCCTTTCGAAAAAAAATCAGGAAATGCTGATTGCCGTGGCGGCGATGGCGCACCAGCGCTTCGCCGAACGTGCGGCTGCCGTCAGCGGCCAGATGCCGCGCCACGGCGCGGGGGTGGGTACGGAATGGGTCGTAATCCTGAACGGCGAGCATTGTCCGGTTTTTCTCAAGCCGGAACTGGACGGCTTCGACGTAACAATCAACGGGAAGATCCATGCCGTCCGCAGCCAATGGTCGTTGGGGTCGCCGATTTTTCAAGGCACCGTCAACGCCGAAGCCGTCACGGTTCAGATCGATCGCAACGGGGTTGGATTTCGACTAAGCCACGCCGGCGCGACGAACGCTGTGCTGGTCGTAACGCGGCGCGGGGCGGAGCTCGTCTCCCTTATGCCGGAGAAGGAGCCGCCAGACCTCTCGGGCTTTCTTCTTTCTCCGATGCCCGGCCTTCTTGTCTCCGTGGCGGTAAAAAAAGGCCAGGAAGTGAAGGCGGGAGAAGAGCTTGCCGTCATCGAAGCGATGAAGATGGAAAACGTTCTTCGGGCGGGGGAGGATTGCAAGGTGGCGAAGGTTCACGCCAAGCCGGGGGACAGCCTGAACGTCGATCAGATGATTCTCGAATTCGAAGTGTAA
- a CDS encoding acylphosphatase, translating to MQKVLLRIHGRVQGVCYRAWAVAEAKKRGLAGWVRNRRDGTVEALIAGPEAEVTGMIAACEAGPLAAQVTEIEVRATDEEAGDDFEMYPTI from the coding sequence ATGCAGAAGGTATTGCTTCGCATTCACGGGCGCGTGCAGGGCGTCTGTTACCGGGCTTGGGCGGTGGCCGAGGCGAAGAAACGGGGGCTTGCCGGGTGGGTTCGGAACCGTCGCGACGGAACGGTCGAGGCATTGATCGCGGGTCCCGAGGCCGAGGTGACCGGTATGATCGCCGCCTGCGAGGCCGGACCCTTGGCCGCCCAGGTCACGGAAATCGAGGTTCGGGCAACGGACGAGGAAGCCGGCGACGATTTCGAGATGTACCCCACCATCTAA
- the lipB gene encoding lipoyl(octanoyl) transferase LipB, protein MSIEWRVSREPVPYPKAVAAMETRVAAIRSGEAPEMVWLLEHPPIYTAGTSARPEELLEAGRFPVYPTGRGGRFTYHGPGQRIGYAMLDLQRRGTDIRCYVHNLEEWVLRALARFDLRGERREGRIGIWIDRSPFGGRPGQEDKIAATGVRVRRWVSYHGVALNVAPDLDHFRGIVPCGIADANYGVTSLADLGVTAPMADVDTALKETFEEVFGK, encoded by the coding sequence ATGTCCATCGAATGGCGTGTCAGCAGGGAGCCCGTTCCCTACCCAAAAGCGGTCGCGGCGATGGAAACCCGGGTCGCCGCCATCCGTTCGGGCGAGGCCCCGGAAATGGTCTGGCTGCTCGAACATCCGCCGATTTATACGGCCGGCACCAGCGCCCGGCCGGAGGAGTTGCTAGAAGCCGGCCGATTTCCAGTCTACCCGACCGGGCGCGGCGGCCGGTTCACCTACCACGGCCCCGGCCAGCGGATCGGCTACGCGATGCTTGACCTACAACGCCGCGGAACCGATATCCGCTGCTACGTTCATAACCTCGAGGAATGGGTACTCCGCGCGCTCGCCCGCTTCGACCTGCGCGGCGAACGGCGAGAAGGGCGGATCGGTATCTGGATAGACCGGAGCCCCTTTGGCGGACGGCCCGGCCAGGAGGACAAGATCGCCGCGACCGGCGTGCGGGTCCGTCGTTGGGTGAGCTACCACGGGGTTGCGCTAAACGTTGCGCCCGATCTCGACCATTTCCGCGGAATCGTACCCTGTGGCATTGCGGACGCCAATTATGGCGTCACTTCGCTTGCCGATCTCGGCGTTACGGCCCCGATGGCGGACGTCGATACGGCCCTGAAGGAAACTTTCGAAGAAGTGTTCGGAAAGTGA
- a CDS encoding acetyl-CoA C-acyltransferase translates to MASDPIVIVGGMRTPMGGFQGELKDVTAPELGAIAIKGAMERAGVLPADVKEVILGCVLSAGCGQVPARQASLRAGIPESSGSTTINKACGSAMKAIMLAHDLLRAGTNDVMVAGGMESMTNAPYLLTKARGGYRMGHGEVYDHMFYDGLQDPFKGGNNLMGVFAENTAEKYQFTREAQDAFAITSLKRAKTAGEDGTFTDEVVPVTVKTKKGETVLTLDEQPRSADLGKIPNLKPAFRKDGTVTPANSSSISDGGAAVVLMRLSEAEKRGLKPRAKIMAHATHSQDPAWFTTAPVFAIQKLLETIEWDAKDVDLYEINEAFAVVTMVAMRELDLPHDKVNVHGGACALGHPIGASGCRILVTLLNALEKYDLNRGVASLCIGGGEATAMAVERLH, encoded by the coding sequence ATGGCTAGCGATCCGATCGTTATCGTCGGCGGGATGCGAACCCCGATGGGCGGCTTTCAGGGCGAATTGAAGGACGTTACCGCGCCGGAACTCGGTGCGATCGCCATCAAGGGCGCGATGGAACGGGCCGGTGTCTTGCCGGCGGATGTCAAAGAAGTCATTCTCGGCTGCGTACTGTCGGCGGGTTGCGGTCAGGTACCGGCACGCCAGGCGTCCTTGCGGGCCGGTATTCCGGAAAGTTCCGGCAGCACGACGATCAACAAAGCCTGCGGCTCCGCCATGAAAGCGATCATGCTGGCGCATGACCTGCTGCGGGCCGGCACGAACGACGTCATGGTCGCCGGCGGCATGGAAAGCATGACGAACGCCCCTTATCTCCTCACGAAGGCGCGCGGGGGGTACCGCATGGGCCATGGCGAAGTGTACGACCACATGTTCTACGACGGTCTTCAGGACCCCTTCAAAGGCGGCAATAACCTGATGGGCGTGTTCGCCGAGAATACGGCGGAGAAGTACCAGTTCACGCGCGAAGCACAGGATGCCTTTGCCATCACCTCGCTGAAGCGCGCCAAGACGGCCGGAGAGGATGGCACCTTCACCGACGAGGTGGTGCCGGTCACCGTGAAGACGAAGAAAGGCGAGACGGTCCTTACCCTCGACGAGCAGCCGCGGTCGGCAGACCTTGGCAAAATCCCGAATCTGAAACCCGCGTTCCGCAAAGACGGCACGGTGACGCCAGCCAATTCCAGCTCGATTTCCGATGGCGGGGCCGCCGTCGTGCTGATGCGGCTTTCGGAGGCCGAGAAACGCGGGCTCAAGCCGCGGGCGAAGATTATGGCCCACGCGACCCATTCCCAAGATCCGGCGTGGTTTACGACGGCACCCGTCTTCGCCATCCAGAAACTGCTCGAAACAATCGAATGGGATGCGAAGGACGTTGATCTATATGAAATCAACGAAGCCTTTGCCGTCGTGACGATGGTCGCGATGCGCGAGCTGGATCTGCCCCATGACAAGGTCAACGTTCATGGAGGTGCCTGTGCGCTTGGTCATCCGATCGGCGCTTCGGGCTGCCGGATTCTGGTCACGCTGCTGAACGCGCTTGAGAAGTACGACCTTAATCGCGGGGTGGCGTCCCTTTGCATCGGCGGCGGCGAAGCTACGGCCATGGCGGTTGAGCGGCTGCACTAG